One genomic window of uncultured delta proteobacterium includes the following:
- the murA gene encoding UDP-N-acetylglucosamine 1-carboxyvinyltransferase (Evidence 2a : Function of homologous gene experimentally demonstrated in an other organism; PubMedId : 10103182, 1512209, 4563986, 8994972, 9485407; Product type e : enzyme), with the protein MEKLVIEGGVSLKGTLPVNGSKNASLPILFAAILADGEVTYTNVPRLRDITTTTKLLNILGCPAERKDDGSIVVKPGSLVPEAPYDLVKTMRASVLVLGPLLARLGQARVALPGGCAIGARPVDQHLKAMEKMGAVFDLEDGYILGRCAELRGADITFDMPTVGGTENVLMAAVLAKGESVLRNAAREPEITDLANFLIACGANITGHGTDVIHVQGVTSLSGTQYRVMPDRIEAGTFLVAAAITGGEVLVQDCPAEELTATMAKLTDMGVVLQRRENGVLVKRNGHLQGVDVMTRPHPGFPTDMQAQLMALMALASGSSTVEETIFENRFMHVPELNRMGADIKLSGGKAFVRGVKRLTGAPVMASDLRASASLVLAGLAATGKTEVQRIYHLDRGYERIEERLTKVGARIRRVPE; encoded by the coding sequence ATGGAAAAACTCGTTATTGAAGGCGGCGTCAGCCTCAAGGGAACACTTCCCGTCAACGGCTCGAAAAACGCGTCGCTCCCCATTCTCTTCGCGGCCATCCTCGCGGACGGCGAAGTCACGTACACCAACGTGCCGCGCCTGCGGGACATCACCACCACCACGAAACTGCTGAATATTCTCGGCTGCCCGGCGGAGCGCAAAGACGACGGCTCCATCGTCGTCAAACCCGGCAGCCTTGTGCCGGAAGCGCCGTACGATCTTGTCAAAACCATGCGCGCCTCGGTTCTGGTTCTCGGCCCCCTGCTGGCCCGGCTCGGCCAGGCCAGGGTCGCGCTCCCCGGCGGCTGCGCCATCGGCGCGCGGCCCGTGGACCAGCACCTTAAAGCCATGGAAAAAATGGGCGCCGTCTTCGACCTGGAGGACGGCTACATTCTCGGCCGGTGCGCGGAACTGCGCGGCGCGGACATCACCTTTGACATGCCCACCGTGGGCGGCACGGAAAACGTGCTCATGGCCGCCGTTCTCGCCAAGGGGGAATCGGTTTTGCGCAACGCCGCCCGCGAGCCGGAAATCACGGACCTCGCCAACTTCCTCATCGCCTGCGGCGCGAACATCACCGGCCACGGCACGGACGTCATCCACGTGCAGGGCGTCACCTCCCTGTCCGGCACGCAGTACCGCGTCATGCCGGACAGGATCGAAGCCGGAACCTTCCTTGTCGCGGCGGCCATCACCGGCGGGGAGGTGCTGGTGCAGGACTGCCCCGCCGAGGAATTGACCGCCACCATGGCGAAACTGACGGACATGGGCGTGGTTCTCCAACGGCGGGAAAACGGCGTGCTCGTGAAACGCAACGGCCATTTGCAGGGCGTTGACGTCATGACCCGGCCCCACCCCGGCTTTCCCACGGACATGCAGGCCCAGCTCATGGCCCTGATGGCCCTGGCTTCCGGTTCAAGCACCGTTGAAGAGACCATTTTTGAAAACCGCTTCATGCACGTCCCGGAACTCAACCGCATGGGCGCGGACATCAAACTTTCCGGCGGCAAGGCCTTTGTGCGGGGCGTCAAACGCCTTACCGGCGCGCCGGTCATGGCTTCCGACCTTCGCGCATCCGCCTCTCTCGTGCTCGCGGGCCTTGCGGCCACGGGCAAAACGGAAGTGCAGCGCATCTACCACCTGGACCGGGGCTATGAGCGGATCGAGGAACGCTTGACCAAGGTCGGGGCGCGCATCCGCCGGGTACCGGAATAA
- a CDS encoding putative Lipoprotein (Evidence 3 : Function proposed based on presence of conserved amino acid motif, structural feature or limited homology), which produces MQKIAVFPRFLAAALLLALFLPAFAGCSKENEPEERRAFITFLTENITARKGVTLPEISRKEEKSFGKYAGHYALLASFQKDLARETGKNAGELLALTAFEDLEAVSKAGSSLKKAAKEADTLRKIVEDLRAKADKEKAKLPLPGDLAPVYNAAYDKVVSQPAAASANMFSSVREAFAAILDLLDFIDTHSRDMEIQGRNINLKNIGLKDELDAKMAAVREKALELGEAYAEMMRTMLQ; this is translated from the coding sequence ATGCAAAAAATTGCCGTTTTCCCCCGGTTTCTTGCCGCCGCGCTCCTGCTCGCGCTTTTCCTGCCGGCCTTCGCGGGCTGTTCCAAGGAAAACGAGCCGGAAGAACGCCGCGCCTTCATAACGTTCCTGACCGAAAACATCACGGCCCGCAAGGGCGTTACCCTGCCGGAAATTTCCCGCAAGGAAGAAAAATCCTTCGGCAAGTATGCCGGCCACTACGCCCTTTTGGCCTCCTTCCAGAAAGACCTGGCCAGGGAAACGGGCAAAAACGCCGGTGAACTGCTGGCCCTTACCGCGTTTGAAGACCTGGAAGCGGTTTCCAAAGCCGGAAGCTCCCTGAAAAAGGCCGCCAAGGAAGCGGACACCCTGCGGAAAATCGTCGAGGATCTGCGCGCGAAAGCGGACAAGGAAAAAGCCAAGCTCCCCCTGCCCGGCGACCTCGCCCCGGTGTACAACGCGGCGTATGACAAGGTCGTCTCCCAACCGGCGGCCGCGTCCGCGAACATGTTTTCCTCGGTGCGGGAAGCCTTTGCCGCCATTCTCGACCTCCTGGACTTCATCGACACGCACAGCCGGGATATGGAAATACAGGGCAGGAATATCAACCTGAAAAATATCGGCCTCAAGGACGAGCTGGACGCCAAAATGGCCGCCGTGCGCGAAAAAGCCCTTGAACTCGGCGAGGCCTATGCGGAAATGATGCGGACAATGCTGCAATAG
- a CDS encoding ComEC/Rec2-related domain protein, which translates to MANTFTPPEAPSCLRFSRGPAACRETAAPRRASPYSPLLFRQVCLLAALAGMLACRFPGHGLLACALLALLTLSFADYRKIALFAAFFCFGFVFAFARMPAFPAAPAVPEWVRTAVTPEVPSGGGETDGPFETGLPLAGIVAENDALAGNRSRLLLENVRTPGQEAPLPGKLVLTWQNPPPDIAGAGPGQRLAATVRIREIRGFANPGVWETESYWRDRGAFFRAWSRDDGTRNGKTPPYVLEGEASALWRLRGALQEATLAALAGKNGNARDISQAGAVIPALLFGDRSYLAPETLDLVARSTLAHSLALSGMHLGFAAGIGYAAAYFLSFLFPSLFLRLPRQKAGLLCALPLCLCYLWIGGAPPSLLRAALMLLFWGALLWMNRPKVLIDGLLWAVALIVLVSPAALFDIRLQLSAVSVAGIGLAAPLLAALAGRPRGRAPGSAGSRLGSGLRRLVSVVLGMAAVSVAAQAAVLPLVLDAFPGTGLWFPLNLVWLPVLGMWVMPLAFAGLFMTALGLPAAASLLFSLAQGPCAGLLSLLGAMDAAGILVSPVALRPAFPAAAGYWLLLLLLPAVAPARAFSRRALLLLCLGLGLAAGPSLYPMLAGRRDSVQLTLIDVGQGQSVAVSWRSEGARGRLLLDGGGFASPFFDTGRQVVSPVLTDNKAPRLDWIVNSHPDTDHLQGLLFPMDAFMLGRVASGQNLGQDMGQDPESAAKPTLAVRRRDAILRRRGITPEVWQAGDVITLAPDLSLQVLHPAPDGQALSSNDSALVLRLVWRGKPLALICGDLERKGINALLQRKSPLEADVLVLPHHGSAGSFAPQLYDDVAPRLALAACGYANAWNFPARKVRDALAVRAIPLATTAANGQIAVTWDETLAMQTRFARE; encoded by the coding sequence GTGGCAAACACCTTCACGCCTCCGGAAGCGCCATCATGTCTCCGCTTTTCGCGGGGACCCGCCGCTTGCCGGGAAACTGCCGCTCCCCGGCGCGCATCCCCATACAGCCCGCTCCTCTTCCGCCAGGTCTGCCTGCTGGCTGCCTTGGCGGGCATGCTTGCCTGCCGTTTCCCCGGCCACGGCCTGCTGGCCTGCGCGCTGCTGGCCCTGTTGACGCTCTCCTTCGCCGACTATCGCAAAATCGCGCTGTTCGCGGCCTTTTTCTGCTTCGGGTTCGTCTTCGCGTTCGCGCGGATGCCCGCCTTCCCGGCAGCCCCGGCCGTGCCCGAATGGGTCAGGACCGCCGTCACGCCCGAGGTTCCATCCGGCGGCGGGGAAACGGATGGCCCGTTCGAAACCGGCCTGCCGCTGGCGGGGATTGTCGCGGAAAACGACGCCCTCGCGGGCAACCGCTCCCGCCTGCTCCTGGAAAACGTCCGGACGCCGGGGCAGGAGGCCCCATTGCCGGGCAAACTGGTCCTGACCTGGCAAAACCCGCCGCCGGACATCGCGGGCGCGGGGCCGGGGCAACGGCTGGCCGCAACGGTGCGTATCCGGGAAATCCGGGGGTTCGCCAACCCCGGCGTCTGGGAGACGGAAAGCTACTGGCGTGACCGGGGCGCGTTTTTCAGAGCCTGGAGCAGGGACGACGGGACCCGGAACGGCAAAACCCCGCCCTACGTCCTTGAGGGCGAAGCCTCCGCGCTCTGGCGGCTCCGGGGCGCGCTGCAAGAGGCCACCCTTGCCGCCCTGGCCGGAAAAAACGGGAACGCGCGCGATATCTCCCAGGCGGGCGCGGTCATCCCGGCGCTGCTTTTCGGCGACCGGTCGTATCTGGCGCCGGAAACCCTTGACCTCGTCGCCCGGTCCACGCTGGCCCATTCCCTGGCCTTGTCCGGCATGCACCTGGGATTCGCCGCCGGGATCGGCTACGCCGCCGCGTACTTCCTGAGTTTTCTGTTCCCCTCCCTCTTTTTACGCCTGCCGCGCCAGAAGGCCGGGCTGCTCTGCGCCCTGCCGCTCTGCCTCTGTTACCTCTGGATCGGCGGCGCGCCGCCGTCCCTTCTCCGGGCCGCGCTGATGCTTCTTTTCTGGGGCGCGCTCCTCTGGATGAACCGGCCCAAGGTCCTCATCGACGGTCTGCTCTGGGCGGTCGCCCTCATTGTGCTGGTTTCGCCCGCCGCGCTGTTCGATATCCGGCTCCAGCTCTCCGCCGTCAGCGTCGCGGGAATCGGCCTGGCCGCGCCGCTGCTCGCCGCCCTGGCAGGCAGGCCGCGCGGCCGGGCCCCTGGAAGCGCGGGCTCACGGCTGGGCAGCGGATTACGCCGTCTTGTATCGGTAGTTCTCGGCATGGCGGCCGTTTCCGTGGCGGCGCAGGCCGCTGTTTTGCCGCTCGTGCTGGACGCTTTCCCCGGCACGGGGCTCTGGTTCCCCCTGAACCTTGTCTGGCTGCCCGTTCTCGGCATGTGGGTCATGCCCCTGGCCTTTGCCGGGCTGTTCATGACCGCTCTCGGCCTGCCCGCTGCCGCGTCCCTGCTGTTCTCTCTGGCCCAGGGCCCCTGCGCCGGGTTGCTCTCCCTGCTCGGGGCCATGGATGCCGCCGGTATCCTCGTCTCTCCCGTCGCGCTCCGCCCGGCTTTTCCGGCAGCCGCCGGGTACTGGCTTCTGCTGCTGCTGCTCCCGGCGGTGGCCCCGGCGCGCGCCTTCTCCCGCCGCGCGCTCCTGCTGCTCTGCCTGGGGCTTGGCCTTGCCGCGGGCCCCTCTCTCTACCCCATGCTCGCGGGCAGGCGGGACAGTGTGCAACTGACGCTCATCGACGTGGGGCAAGGCCAGTCCGTAGCCGTTTCATGGCGCAGCGAAGGCGCACGCGGCAGGCTGCTCCTGGACGGCGGCGGGTTTGCCTCTCCTTTCTTTGACACGGGCCGCCAGGTCGTTTCGCCCGTGTTGACGGACAACAAGGCCCCGCGCCTCGACTGGATCGTCAACTCCCACCCGGACACGGACCATCTCCAGGGGCTGCTGTTCCCCATGGACGCCTTCATGCTCGGGCGCGTCGCGTCCGGTCAGAATTTGGGTCAGGATATGGGCCAGGACCCGGAATCCGCCGCCAAGCCGACCCTGGCCGTGCGGCGCCGGGATGCCATCCTGCGCCGCCGGGGCATCACGCCGGAGGTCTGGCAGGCCGGGGACGTCATCACCCTCGCCCCGGATCTGTCCCTCCAGGTGCTGCATCCGGCACCGGACGGGCAGGCCCTCTCGTCCAACGACAGCGCCTTGGTCCTCCGCCTCGTCTGGCGCGGCAAGCCCCTCGCGCTTATCTGCGGCGATCTGGAACGCAAAGGCATCAATGCCCTTTTGCAGCGAAAAAGCCCGCTGGAAGCCGACGTGCTCGTCCTCCCGCACCACGGGTCCGCCGGGAGTTTCGCGCCTCAATTGTACGACGATGTCGCGCCGCGCCTGGCCCTCGCCGCCTGCGGCTACGCCAACGCCTGGAACTTCCCGGCCCGCAAGGTCCGCGACGCCCTGGCCGTGCGCGCCATCCCCCTGGCCACCACCGCCGCCAACGGCCAGATCGCCGTCACCTGGGACGAAACCCTCGCCATGCAAACCCGCTTTGCGCGAGAGTAG
- a CDS encoding transposase: protein MIKRKTEQQGMMELVYIEQLVPKEHLLRKIDKAIDFRFIYDKVKDRYCPDNGRPAVDPVVLFKMLFIGYLFGIRSEQQLIREIEVNVAYRWFLGFTLTDKIPHASTFSQNRRRRFNDSPVYQEIFDEIVLQAIKRKMVDGKTLYTDSTHLKASANKGKYDKAQVLKSVRDYVEELDRDIDEDRRKHGKKPLPPRDETPETKEIKVSTTDPDSGYMVREGKPKGFFYLDHRTVDGICGIITDSFVTPGNVHDSQPYLSRLDRQRKRFGFNVESAGLDAAYFTPHICKGLVERDIYGVIGYSRPTHRAGYLRKRDFVYDETCDCQLCPQNRVLRYRTTTRDGYREYVSDPSVCRNCSLLGQCTASRNHTKAVTRHIWQEYKDIINEYRYEDKGKAIYKRRKETVERSFADGKELHGHRYARFRGLAKVQMQCLLSAACQNMKKIALRIWERSNGPCGPGFSRSQTTLSRLFSHLWRICSAPKSAVPA, encoded by the coding sequence ATGATAAAGCGCAAAACCGAACAGCAAGGCATGATGGAACTGGTATATATCGAGCAACTCGTGCCTAAAGAACATCTTCTTCGTAAAATCGACAAGGCTATCGACTTCAGATTCATCTATGACAAGGTCAAAGATAGATACTGTCCCGATAACGGCAGGCCGGCAGTTGATCCGGTTGTGCTATTCAAGATGCTTTTTATTGGGTATTTGTTCGGCATTCGCAGCGAGCAACAGTTGATTCGCGAAATCGAAGTCAATGTCGCATATCGTTGGTTTCTCGGCTTTACTCTCACCGACAAAATCCCCCACGCCAGCACCTTCAGCCAAAACCGCCGCAGGCGTTTCAATGACAGCCCGGTTTACCAGGAAATTTTTGACGAGATTGTGCTCCAGGCCATAAAGCGCAAGATGGTGGACGGCAAAACGCTGTACACCGATTCAACCCACCTGAAAGCCAGTGCCAACAAGGGAAAATATGACAAGGCCCAGGTGCTCAAATCCGTACGCGATTATGTGGAGGAACTTGACCGGGACATTGATGAAGACCGCCGCAAGCATGGCAAAAAGCCTTTGCCGCCCCGCGATGAGACTCCGGAAACCAAGGAAATCAAGGTCAGCACCACGGACCCGGACAGCGGGTATATGGTGCGCGAGGGCAAACCCAAGGGTTTTTTCTATCTGGATCACCGTACCGTGGACGGAATCTGCGGCATCATAACCGACAGTTTCGTTACCCCCGGCAATGTGCATGACTCTCAGCCCTACCTCTCCCGCCTTGATCGCCAACGGAAGCGTTTTGGTTTCAACGTCGAGTCCGCAGGCCTTGATGCAGCCTACTTCACTCCCCATATCTGCAAAGGCCTTGTGGAAAGAGATATTTATGGAGTCATCGGGTACAGCCGCCCCACACACCGCGCGGGTTACCTGCGCAAAAGGGATTTTGTCTATGATGAGACTTGTGACTGCCAGCTCTGCCCGCAAAACCGAGTCCTGCGCTATAGGACAACGACCCGGGACGGTTACCGTGAATATGTCTCGGACCCGTCCGTTTGCCGCAACTGCTCCCTTCTCGGGCAATGCACCGCCAGTCGCAACCATACCAAAGCAGTAACGCGCCATATCTGGCAGGAATATAAAGATATAATCAACGAATATCGCTACGAGGACAAAGGCAAAGCCATCTACAAACGCCGTAAGGAGACAGTGGAGCGGAGCTTTGCCGACGGCAAGGAATTACATGGGCATCGCTACGCCCGCTTCCGAGGCCTTGCGAAGGTCCAGATGCAATGCCTCTTGTCCGCCGCCTGCCAGAACATGAAGAAAATAGCCCTGCGCATCTGGGAGCGGTCAAACGGCCCTTGCGGCCCAGGCTTTTCCCGCTCCCAAACGACACTTTCCCGCTTGTTTTCCCATCTTTGGAGAATTTGCTCCGCTCCAAAATCCGCAGTGCCCGCATAA
- a CDS encoding transposase, whose amino-acid sequence MKTISTIGLDLAKNIFRVYGVNANGRCVVSKNIHRDSLAEFFAKLPACVVAMEACGTSHYWGRCIASYGHTVKIIHPRYVAPFRIGGKNDANDAAAICEAAQRPHMRFVALKSQREADIQSIHRVRQGLVKERTATANRIRALLLDNGIAVKQGIRNICSALPAVLGDEENALSGLMRNLLGMQYEHFIHLEKQIKQSEDSLKKLAADNNLCQRLRAVPGIGLLTATSLLALEGVARDFKKSRSFAAFLGLTPRQHSSGGKSRLLGIHKRGDCYLRTLLIHCSRSVLRSFLAGNPIVRQGKLAAWLADIVSRRGVHKATVALANKLARIAWCMLTRNSRFEFSQ is encoded by the coding sequence ATGAAGACGATTAGCACTATCGGTCTTGATCTGGCAAAGAACATTTTTCGCGTATACGGCGTCAACGCCAATGGCAGATGCGTTGTAAGTAAAAATATCCATCGCGATTCGCTGGCTGAGTTTTTCGCCAAACTTCCCGCTTGCGTGGTTGCCATGGAGGCGTGTGGCACATCCCATTATTGGGGGAGATGTATCGCTTCCTATGGGCACACCGTTAAAATTATACACCCGCGCTATGTGGCTCCGTTCCGTATTGGTGGGAAAAACGACGCCAATGACGCTGCCGCGATCTGTGAAGCGGCACAGCGACCTCATATGCGCTTTGTGGCCCTTAAATCGCAACGCGAAGCTGATATTCAATCAATTCACCGCGTACGCCAGGGCTTGGTGAAAGAGCGTACAGCCACGGCCAACCGGATCCGCGCCTTGCTTTTGGATAATGGCATTGCCGTGAAGCAGGGAATACGCAATATTTGCTCGGCGTTGCCTGCTGTCCTCGGCGATGAAGAAAATGCCCTCTCCGGCTTGATGCGAAACCTTTTGGGAATGCAATACGAGCACTTCATACATCTGGAAAAACAGATCAAACAATCCGAAGATTCTCTAAAAAAATTGGCCGCCGACAATAATCTGTGCCAACGCTTGCGTGCCGTTCCTGGCATAGGCTTGCTGACGGCCACCTCTCTGCTTGCCTTGGAAGGGGTAGCGCGGGATTTCAAGAAAAGTCGCAGCTTTGCCGCTTTTCTTGGCCTGACGCCACGCCAGCATTCAAGTGGCGGCAAAAGCAGACTTCTGGGCATCCATAAGCGTGGTGACTGTTATCTGCGAACGCTGTTGATCCATTGCAGTCGTTCAGTGCTCCGCTCTTTCCTCGCAGGTAATCCGATTGTGAGACAGGGTAAACTTGCCGCCTGGCTTGCGGACATCGTTTCACGGCGTGGGGTGCACAAGGCGACTGTGGCTCTTGCCAACAAACTTGCCCGCATAGCTTGGTGCATGCTGACCAGAAACTCGCGATTTGAGTTTTCCCAATAA
- the gdhA gene encoding Glutamate dehydrogenase — MSGTYDPYKNMLAVLEDAAGRLGMTRNDYITMTQPERELTVSIPVVMDDGRTEIFQGYRVQHSSTRGPCKGGIRFHPDADLNETKALAAWMTLKCAVVNIPYGGAKGGVKVDPSKLSRTELARMTKRYAAMILPIIGPEKDIPAPDVNTDGQVMAWIMDAFSMFKGYSVPAVVTGKPLEVGGSLGRVEATGRGAMLTLMSYYEKAGIDPKGKKLAVQGFGNVGSIGAKLMREKGMKVLAVSDAFGTVYNPNGIDIEAAIEYAKKNNKSLAGYKEDGLKIIPNEEFWALDVDVIFPAALENQINEKNAPSIKATVILEGANGPTSVEGDRILSEKGVVVIPDILTNAGGVVCSYFEWVQNLEAFMWDEDYINQNLAKIMKRAFEEVWAISQENKVTMRMAAYMVAIKRVVAAKKLRGVFP; from the coding sequence ATGTCTGGAACATACGATCCGTATAAAAACATGCTGGCCGTCCTGGAAGACGCCGCCGGCAGACTGGGCATGACTCGTAATGACTACATTACGATGACCCAGCCGGAGCGCGAGCTGACCGTCTCCATCCCCGTGGTGATGGACGACGGCCGGACCGAAATATTTCAAGGCTACCGCGTGCAGCACTCCAGCACGCGCGGGCCGTGCAAGGGCGGTATCCGTTTCCACCCCGATGCCGACCTGAACGAAACCAAAGCCCTGGCCGCCTGGATGACCCTGAAGTGCGCCGTGGTGAACATCCCCTACGGCGGCGCCAAGGGCGGCGTCAAGGTCGACCCCTCGAAGCTGTCCCGGACCGAACTGGCGCGCATGACCAAGCGCTATGCGGCCATGATTCTTCCCATCATCGGACCGGAAAAGGACATCCCCGCGCCGGACGTGAACACCGACGGCCAGGTCATGGCCTGGATCATGGACGCGTTCAGCATGTTCAAGGGTTATTCCGTCCCGGCCGTCGTCACGGGCAAGCCGCTGGAAGTGGGCGGCTCCCTCGGCCGCGTGGAAGCCACGGGCCGCGGCGCCATGCTTACCCTGATGAGCTATTATGAAAAAGCCGGCATCGACCCCAAGGGCAAGAAGCTGGCCGTGCAGGGCTTCGGCAACGTGGGCAGCATCGGCGCGAAACTGATGCGCGAAAAGGGCATGAAAGTCCTGGCCGTGAGCGACGCCTTCGGCACCGTGTACAACCCGAACGGCATCGATATTGAAGCCGCCATTGAGTACGCGAAGAAAAACAACAAGTCCCTGGCCGGGTACAAGGAAGACGGGCTGAAGATCATCCCGAACGAGGAATTCTGGGCTCTGGACGTGGACGTTATTTTCCCGGCCGCCCTGGAAAACCAGATCAACGAGAAGAACGCCCCTTCCATCAAGGCCACGGTCATCCTGGAAGGCGCCAACGGCCCCACCTCGGTCGAAGGCGACCGGATTCTGAGCGAAAAGGGCGTTGTCGTCATTCCGGACATCCTGACCAACGCCGGGGGCGTGGTGTGCTCTTACTTCGAATGGGTCCAGAACCTGGAAGCCTTCATGTGGGACGAGGACTACATCAACCAGAACCTCGCCAAGATCATGAAGCGCGCGTTCGAGGAAGTCTGGGCCATCAGCCAGGAAAATAAAGTGACCATGCGTATGGCTGCCTACATGGTCGCCATCAAGCGCGTGGTGGCCGCGAAGAAACTGCGCGGCGTTTTCCCCTGA
- a CDS encoding conserved hypothetical protein (Evidence 4 : Homologs of previously reported genes of unknown function) codes for MNDCYYIDCIDLKSDSSGAVAILYYDVYPDKFINLTDGGYQSTSDTVISHIDKFYGEDVVFDNVIVTHNDNDHAGGLRSILEKYTVKNLWMLRPWLYADELIDRFSRYRSIENLADALREAYPNLAALEDIAEKKGIKILEPFQGVRIGKSVVLSPTKERFLDLIVESEKTPTPARESLFTESTFLGRALEAVISFIKASWGDENFSSEDTTIENEMSIVQFIPCSHHNYLLTGDVGRAGLSNALDYLESLYGSLPKIHLFEAPHHGSRRNLSTELLDRMFGPRLSSDEKPKEGEEYFCTIIQATDNDPDHPRKAVERALHHRGSKVCTPKGWFRHGRNKPPREGEGIAKGRPYPEEQEA; via the coding sequence GTGAATGATTGTTACTATATTGATTGCATTGATTTGAAATCAGATTCAAGTGGCGCTGTTGCTATCCTTTATTACGATGTTTACCCAGATAAATTTATCAATTTGACTGATGGCGGATACCAATCAACAAGCGATACAGTCATTAGCCATATAGATAAATTTTATGGTGAAGACGTTGTTTTTGACAATGTCATTGTAACTCATAATGATAATGATCACGCTGGCGGCCTCAGGTCAATTTTAGAAAAATATACTGTTAAAAATTTATGGATGCTAAGACCTTGGCTCTATGCTGACGAGCTTATAGATCGTTTCTCACGATATCGGTCCATTGAAAATCTTGCAGATGCCTTGCGTGAAGCATATCCAAATTTAGCTGCGCTTGAAGACATTGCAGAAAAGAAAGGAATAAAAATTTTAGAACCATTTCAGGGTGTTCGAATTGGGAAATCAGTAGTTCTTTCCCCAACAAAAGAAAGATTCTTGGATTTAATTGTTGAGTCTGAAAAGACACCAACACCAGCACGGGAAAGCTTGTTTACTGAGTCTACATTCTTGGGTCGAGCTTTAGAAGCGGTCATTTCATTTATCAAGGCATCATGGGGAGACGAAAATTTTTCTAGCGAAGATACTACTATAGAAAATGAAATGAGCATTGTTCAGTTTATACCGTGTTCACATCATAATTATTTGCTTACTGGTGATGTGGGGCGTGCTGGCCTGAGCAATGCGCTAGACTATCTTGAAAGTTTGTACGGAAGTCTCCCTAAAATTCATCTTTTTGAAGCGCCCCATCATGGGTCAAGGCGTAATTTATCTACAGAGTTGCTTGACAGAATGTTTGGCCCTCGCCTGTCGTCAGACGAAAAACCAAAGGAAGGCGAAGAGTACTTTTGCACTATCATTCAAGCTACGGACAACGACCCAGACCATCCTCGGAAAGCTGTTGAAAGAGCATTGCACCACCGAGGGAGCAAAGTCTGTACCCCAAAAGGATGGTTTAGGCATGGGAGAAATAAACCGCCACGCGAAGGTGAGGGAATAGCTAAAGGGCGTCCCTATCCAGAAGAGCAAGAGGCATAA
- a CDS encoding hypothetical protein (Evidence 5 : No homology to any previously reported sequences), with translation MIIIIMSYNDIVKNNVFTIKFIYMANDCIAC, from the coding sequence GTGATCATTATCATTATGAGTTACAATGACATTGTCAAAAACAACGTCTTCACCATAAAATTTATCTATATGGCTAATGACTGTATCGCTTGTTGA
- a CDS encoding transposase produces MGYAHLAREERYYICQAVKSGTSLRAIAKAIGRSVSTVSRELARNTGARGYRYRQAHKRSQKRQTSKGKKRIGLEVWTYVEQCLHQDFSPEQISGVLKRKGFALSHEWIYQYILADKKRGGTLHSHLRCQRKRKRRYGKPDRRGQIKGRISIDIRPSIVAERSRLGDWEADTVEGSKGGPVLVTLAERKSRLFLFGKAPNKSASEVRRVIEGLLTPIKDFVQTITYDNGKEFSYHADVSATLEAQGFFAHPYHSWERGLNENSNGLLRQYFPKGVSLASVTQDEIIAAMCRLNWRPRKCLGFKTPYEVFLEDANTQGLGVAL; encoded by the coding sequence ATGGGCTATGCACACCTTGCCAGGGAAGAACGGTACTACATCTGCCAGGCAGTGAAAAGTGGAACGTCACTGAGGGCCATAGCCAAAGCGATAGGCCGTAGCGTCTCAACTGTAAGCCGCGAACTTGCGCGAAATACCGGGGCGCGTGGCTACCGCTACAGGCAGGCACACAAGCGCAGTCAGAAAAGGCAGACCAGTAAAGGGAAGAAGCGCATTGGCCTTGAGGTATGGACGTATGTTGAACAGTGTCTGCACCAGGACTTCAGTCCGGAGCAAATCTCTGGAGTTCTCAAACGCAAAGGTTTTGCCCTCAGTCATGAATGGATTTACCAGTACATTCTGGCGGACAAAAAACGAGGAGGAACGCTGCACAGCCATTTGCGCTGCCAGCGCAAACGCAAACGACGATATGGCAAACCCGACAGACGAGGTCAAATCAAGGGGCGTATCAGCATAGACATACGCCCGTCCATTGTTGCCGAGCGCTCACGCCTTGGTGATTGGGAGGCTGATACCGTTGAAGGCAGTAAAGGAGGCCCCGTTTTGGTGACACTTGCAGAGCGTAAAAGTCGTCTTTTCCTGTTTGGCAAGGCTCCCAACAAAAGCGCCAGCGAAGTAAGGCGGGTCATTGAAGGACTCTTGACACCCATTAAGGACTTTGTTCAGACTATTACCTATGATAACGGCAAGGAGTTCAGCTACCATGCCGATGTGTCAGCTACACTCGAGGCTCAGGGATTTTTTGCGCACCCCTACCATTCGTGGGAGCGTGGCTTGAACGAGAACTCCAATGGCCTTCTACGCCAATACTTCCCCAAGGGGGTAAGCTTGGCATCGGTCACGCAAGATGAGATCATAGCGGCAATGTGCCGCTTGAACTGGCGGCCTAGAAAATGCCTTGGGTTTAAGACACCCTATGAAGTTTTTTTAGAAGACGCCAATACCCAAGGACTGGGTGTTGCACTTTGA